Proteins encoded in a region of the Desulforamulus hydrothermalis Lam5 = DSM 18033 genome:
- a CDS encoding YkvA family protein, with product MFNFVKKISFFVQALLNPAVPSRLKYELGVCLLYIISPIDFIPDFIPLTGKGDDLVVLLWGAKRIYDISKSHKHSLRYK from the coding sequence ATGTTTAATTTTGTTAAAAAAATAAGTTTTTTTGTGCAGGCGTTACTTAACCCTGCGGTCCCCAGCCGATTAAAATACGAACTGGGTGTCTGCCTGCTTTACATTATCAGTCCCATTGATTTTATTCCCGATTTCATTCCCTTAACCGGCAAAGGGGATGATTTGGTTGTACTGCTGTGGGGTGCCAAACGAATTTATGATATTAGCAAATCTCATAAACATTCGCTTCGCTATAAATAG
- the speB gene encoding agmatinase — MFNLLDAGSGFLGASRDYRNAGVVLVGAPMDFTVSFRPGTRQGPQAIRQVSVGLEEYSVMLDRDLADYNYYDAGDVSLPFGHVTESLRRIGQVVNGILKDDKFPLVLGGEHLISLPVIEQVAAKYPGLKILHFDAHADLREDYMGQALSHASVIRRAADLVGGKNIYQFGIRSGTRDEFVYAKQNTHMFVGKVLEPLKQVLPELAGHPVHITLDIDVVDPAFAPGTGTPEPGGCSAAEILEALYALRDLRVVGFDLVEISPAYDHSERTAILGAKLVREAILAFGKPEKQS; from the coding sequence ATGTTTAACCTTCTGGATGCCGGCAGCGGTTTTCTGGGGGCTTCCCGTGATTACCGGAATGCCGGGGTTGTTTTGGTAGGAGCACCAATGGATTTTACTGTCAGTTTTCGGCCGGGGACCCGCCAAGGTCCCCAGGCCATTCGCCAGGTGTCAGTAGGTCTGGAAGAATACAGCGTTATGCTGGACAGGGATCTGGCAGATTATAATTATTATGATGCCGGCGATGTTTCTCTTCCTTTCGGACATGTCACAGAAAGCTTGCGTCGTATTGGACAGGTGGTAAACGGTATTCTGAAGGATGACAAATTCCCTTTGGTATTGGGCGGGGAACACTTAATCAGCTTACCGGTAATAGAGCAGGTAGCAGCCAAATATCCCGGACTTAAAATCCTGCATTTCGACGCTCATGCCGACTTGCGTGAGGATTACATGGGTCAAGCCCTTTCTCATGCGTCAGTAATACGGCGGGCTGCAGATTTGGTAGGAGGAAAAAATATTTATCAATTTGGCATTCGCTCAGGCACCAGGGATGAGTTTGTATATGCCAAACAAAATACCCATATGTTTGTGGGGAAGGTATTGGAACCATTAAAGCAGGTGCTGCCTGAGCTGGCAGGACATCCGGTGCATATTACCCTGGATATCGACGTGGTAGATCCGGCCTTTGCCCCGGGTACCGGAACGCCTGAGCCGGGGGGATGTTCGGCTGCGGAAATACTGGAAGCCCTTTACGCTTTACGGGATCTCCGGGTGGTAGGATTTGATCTGGTTGAAATCAGTCCGGCCTACGACCATTCGGAGCGGACTGCCATACTGGGTGCCAAACTGGTAAGAGAAGCAATCTTAGCCTTTGGCAAACCGGAGAAGCAAAGTTAA
- a CDS encoding coiled-coil domain-containing protein — protein sequence MKVGRYFIFLLIPLLFWQSFFSAAASASTAEVLKQHQMLKHREQQIIAELVKTELALDRLNTAYSRLQAELLQVRSTIPAARRQLDGAQERLRQCRKKLGLWLRYFYIEGRTNFIFMLLGAVNTGDFFNRLALVGVLVSRGMADFQQTLAAVEEVKQRTAALDQLEKKLADRQRELAGMLEQAKLLQLTRQHLLSDTRQELGKHQEKVLAVVDGLHTTLKPLETILDRFKNAPWHKYRPDRMQWLGAGVKAEYSEQTLSKLLFAGTGLNQPAEICLSDQLFIIKGTNQDQTPFTIAGELKVIDNDKVCYKIKSIRVGEVVFDKELVELISGKEGLTYPVGLLMGWRLRDIQIEDGKAFFALEPA from the coding sequence ATGAAAGTTGGCAGGTATTTTATTTTTCTTTTAATACCCCTTTTGTTTTGGCAATCTTTTTTTTCTGCTGCTGCTTCGGCAAGCACGGCAGAGGTATTAAAGCAGCATCAGATGTTAAAACATAGAGAACAACAGATAATAGCTGAACTGGTTAAGACAGAGTTGGCTCTGGACAGGTTGAATACGGCATACAGCCGACTGCAAGCCGAGTTGTTGCAGGTAAGATCAACTATACCGGCGGCCAGGCGGCAGCTTGACGGGGCTCAAGAGCGGTTGCGGCAGTGCCGTAAAAAATTAGGCCTGTGGCTGAGGTATTTTTATATAGAAGGGCGTACCAACTTTATTTTTATGCTTTTGGGTGCTGTCAATACAGGAGATTTTTTTAACAGGTTAGCCCTGGTAGGGGTATTGGTATCACGGGGCATGGCGGATTTTCAGCAAACCCTGGCGGCGGTGGAAGAAGTAAAACAGCGGACGGCGGCCCTGGATCAACTGGAGAAAAAGCTGGCAGACAGGCAAAGGGAACTGGCCGGGATGCTGGAACAAGCCAAATTGCTGCAGTTAACCAGGCAGCATTTGCTGTCGGATACCAGGCAGGAGCTGGGGAAGCACCAAGAAAAAGTGCTGGCAGTGGTGGATGGTTTGCATACAACCCTGAAGCCTCTGGAAACTATACTGGACAGGTTTAAAAATGCTCCCTGGCATAAATACCGCCCTGACCGCATGCAGTGGCTGGGTGCCGGAGTCAAAGCCGAATACAGTGAACAAACCTTGTCAAAATTGTTGTTTGCCGGGACAGGTTTAAACCAACCGGCAGAAATTTGTTTATCTGATCAGTTGTTTATTATAAAAGGAACTAACCAAGATCAAACCCCTTTTACGATTGCCGGTGAGCTTAAAGTTATTGATAATGATAAAGTATGTTATAAAATCAAGTCCATCCGGGTGGGGGAAGTGGTCTTTGATAAGGAACTGGTAGAATTGATTTCAGGTAAAGAAGGATTAACTTACCCTGTAGGACTGTTAATGGGCTGGCGGCTGCGTGATATACAAATTGAGGACGGCAAAGCCTTTTTTGCCCTGGAGCCGGCATAA
- a CDS encoding phage holin family protein, with amino-acid sequence MSWLVSLLLNSAALLAADYLIDSIKIDGFASAALAALLLGFVNTFVRPVLVFLTFPLTVLTLGLFILIINAITFSLVSWFIPGFHIYSFGGAFAGAIITGLTSWILNAIFNNR; translated from the coding sequence ATGAGTTGGCTTGTGAGTTTATTATTAAACAGTGCTGCCCTGCTGGCAGCGGATTATTTAATTGACAGTATCAAAATTGACGGGTTTGCCTCTGCCGCACTGGCTGCCCTGTTGCTTGGGTTTGTTAATACTTTTGTCAGACCTGTACTGGTTTTTTTAACGTTTCCTTTAACTGTTTTAACCTTGGGCTTGTTTATTCTTATTATTAACGCAATTACCTTTAGTCTTGTGTCCTGGTTTATTCCCGGATTTCATATTTACAGCTTTGGCGGTGCCTTTGCAGGAGCTATTATTACAGGGCTTACAAGTTGGATACTAAATGCAATTTTCAATAACCGTTAA
- the fni gene encoding type 2 isopentenyl-diphosphate Delta-isomerase, with protein MRLNRKLEHIEFSLRQKNNEGATGFSDITLLHNPLPQLNWDEVDTSCAFLGQRLKAPLLINAMTGGHPQLESINRSLAAAAAAAGVALAVGSQRAALEDCSTRSSFTVVREVNPHGVILANLGAGCTLAEAKEAVDMIKADAIQLHLNAPQELAMEEGDRKFRGVLENIRLLAQNLEVPVIVKEVGFGMPKETIRRLVQAGVRHIDIGGAGGTDFIAIEQARAGKEAVYSWGIPTAVSLLEGLAEGNHDIQLIASGGIRNAIDSVKALVLGCFLVGMARPLLEIVIQESERSLIQYLKKYIEEIRRLMLMLGARTVQDLKKVPVVINGPTYHWMCRRGIPVDHYARRQGLL; from the coding sequence TTGCGGCTGAACCGAAAATTAGAGCATATTGAGTTTTCCTTAAGACAAAAGAATAATGAAGGGGCCACCGGGTTCAGTGATATAACCCTGCTGCATAACCCGTTGCCGCAGTTGAATTGGGATGAGGTGGATACTTCCTGTGCTTTTTTGGGTCAAAGGCTTAAAGCACCTCTTTTAATTAACGCTATGACCGGCGGCCATCCACAGTTAGAAAGCATTAACCGCAGCTTGGCTGCGGCAGCTGCCGCAGCGGGGGTAGCACTGGCGGTGGGGTCCCAGCGGGCGGCCCTGGAGGATTGCTCCACCAGGTCCAGCTTTACCGTGGTACGGGAAGTTAACCCGCATGGGGTTATTCTGGCCAATTTGGGTGCCGGTTGCACTTTAGCTGAGGCCAAAGAAGCAGTAGACATGATTAAGGCTGATGCCATCCAGCTGCACCTGAATGCTCCTCAGGAACTGGCCATGGAAGAGGGAGATAGAAAATTCAGGGGCGTATTAGAAAATATCCGGCTCTTGGCACAGAACTTGGAAGTTCCTGTAATAGTTAAGGAAGTGGGCTTTGGTATGCCCAAAGAAACCATCCGGCGGCTTGTTCAAGCGGGGGTTCGCCATATTGATATCGGGGGGGCCGGGGGAACCGATTTTATTGCCATCGAACAGGCCCGAGCCGGTAAAGAAGCGGTTTACAGTTGGGGGATTCCGACGGCGGTCAGTCTGCTGGAAGGACTGGCAGAGGGGAATCATGATATTCAGCTAATAGCTTCCGGTGGTATCCGGAACGCTATTGATTCCGTCAAGGCGCTGGTTTTGGGTTGTTTTTTAGTGGGGATGGCGCGTCCGCTGCTTGAAATAGTAATTCAGGAATCTGAACGGAGCCTGATCCAATACCTGAAAAAATACATTGAAGAAATCCGTCGTTTAATGCTGATGCTGGGAGCCAGGACAGTTCAGGACCTGAAAAAAGTTCCTGTTGTCATTAACGGTCCCACCTATCACTGGATGTGCCGTCGCGGTATTCCGGTTGATCACTATGCCAGGCGTCAGGGCTTACTGTAA
- a CDS encoding TIM barrel protein → MSVKFGSAGAPDAFYAQGYKSSLDMPGWLAAMGLTAYEYQCSRGVKIKEERARELGERARRHGVALSIHAPYYINLSTQEPEKKLKTKGYILDSLRAARWMGATTVVFHPGGGPGADRRQTFGRAKALFEEILEEAARLGLDDILLAPETMGKINQIGSLEEILELCKMGRQVVPCVDFGHLNAVTQGGLKNKEDYARVLDEIARVLGEETVKGLHIHFSPVEYTKAGEKKHWTLQESHLYGPDFAPLAELIWERQMQPVIICESAGTQAADALVYKQIYEGLKPQS, encoded by the coding sequence ATGTCTGTTAAATTTGGCAGTGCCGGAGCACCTGATGCATTTTATGCCCAAGGTTATAAAAGTTCCCTGGACATGCCCGGGTGGTTAGCGGCCATGGGTTTAACCGCTTATGAATATCAATGCAGTCGTGGGGTAAAAATCAAAGAAGAACGTGCCAGGGAACTGGGGGAAAGGGCCCGGCGGCATGGGGTAGCGCTGTCTATCCATGCGCCGTATTACATTAATTTGAGTACCCAGGAACCTGAAAAAAAGTTAAAAACTAAGGGCTATATACTGGACTCGCTGCGGGCAGCCCGCTGGATGGGAGCCACTACCGTGGTGTTTCATCCCGGGGGCGGACCCGGCGCAGACAGGCGGCAAACCTTTGGGCGAGCCAAAGCATTGTTTGAGGAAATTTTAGAGGAAGCAGCTCGGTTAGGGTTGGATGATATACTGCTGGCTCCGGAAACCATGGGGAAAATTAATCAAATTGGTTCCCTGGAGGAAATACTGGAACTATGCAAAATGGGCCGCCAGGTGGTGCCCTGTGTTGATTTTGGACATTTAAACGCAGTAACCCAGGGAGGGCTGAAAAATAAGGAGGACTACGCCCGGGTTTTGGATGAAATTGCCCGGGTGCTGGGCGAAGAAACGGTTAAAGGTTTGCATATTCATTTTAGCCCGGTGGAATACACCAAGGCAGGTGAAAAAAAGCACTGGACGTTGCAGGAAAGTCATCTGTACGGGCCGGATTTTGCGCCGTTGGCCGAGTTAATTTGGGAGCGGCAAATGCAGCCGGTAATCATCTGTGAGTCTGCCGGCACCCAGGCAGCAGATGCCCTGGTGTATAAACAAATTTATGAGGGCCTAAAACCGCAGAGTTAA
- a CDS encoding alpha/beta-type small acid-soluble spore protein, with the protein MTSRNTNQPVTPGASSALDQMKYEIASELGLANYQQMDKGSLPSRVNGYVGGNMTKKLVAYAEQALSSGNTAQILQAAPTEQIGQRS; encoded by the coding sequence ATGACAAGCCGCAATACCAATCAGCCTGTTACCCCTGGTGCCAGCAGCGCATTGGATCAAATGAAGTATGAAATTGCCAGCGAACTTGGTCTTGCCAATTATCAACAAATGGATAAAGGTTCTCTGCCCAGCCGGGTAAACGGTTATGTAGGGGGCAACATGACCAAGAAACTGGTAGCCTATGCTGAACAGGCTTTGTCCAGTGGTAACACTGCACAAATTCTGCAAGCTGCTCCTACCGAACAAATCGGTCAAAGATCTTAA
- the typA gene encoding translational GTPase TypA has protein sequence MTTISKIRNIAIIAHVDHGKTTLVDGMLKQSGIFRENQVVQERVMDSNDLEKERGITILAKNTSVRYQGYKINIVDTPGHSDFGGEVERVLKMVDGVLLLVDAAEGPMPQTRFVLRKALELNLVPVVVVNKIDRPDARINEVVDEVYELFFELGANDEQLEFPVVYAVARQGVATMDPDEPGQNLKPLFETIISHCPAPQGDPAAPLQLLVNNTEYDPYIGRIAIGRVWQGSIAGGQTVAVIDHEGNIKNFRVGRIYVFEGLERLEVPRASCGEIVVVSGLEDIKIGETIADKDLPVALPAITVDEPTLEMTFMVNDSPFAGQEGEHLTSRKLRARLYKEMERNVSLRVQDTDSPDVWKVAGRGELHLSILIETMRREGFELQVSKPEVIYKRGDNGQLLEPMELLLVDIPEDKMGPVMEILGNRRGEMINMGPNGPGQLRLEFKVPARGLIGFRSQLLSETRGHAVMNHTFLGYEPYKGEIKRRYQGVLIAFEAGEATFYGLYSAQDRGTLFVTPGTKVYEGMVVGEHVREQDIEVNVCKKKQLTNFRSSTAEATVKLEEPRLMSLEEALEYLSDDELLEVTPKSLRIRKKILDKNERARAKKLASVEK, from the coding sequence ATGACAACAATCAGCAAGATCAGGAATATTGCTATTATCGCCCACGTCGATCATGGCAAAACAACCCTGGTGGACGGTATGTTAAAACAAAGCGGCATCTTTCGCGAAAACCAGGTGGTTCAAGAAAGAGTTATGGATTCCAACGATTTAGAAAAGGAGCGGGGTATCACTATCCTGGCCAAGAATACTTCGGTTCGCTATCAAGGATATAAAATAAATATTGTAGATACGCCAGGCCACTCGGATTTTGGCGGTGAGGTGGAACGGGTTCTGAAAATGGTGGATGGTGTTCTGCTGCTGGTGGATGCCGCAGAAGGGCCTATGCCACAAACCCGGTTTGTCCTGCGCAAAGCCCTGGAACTAAATTTGGTACCGGTGGTGGTAGTAAATAAAATTGACCGGCCGGATGCACGCATTAATGAAGTGGTGGACGAGGTATACGAGTTGTTTTTTGAATTGGGGGCAAATGATGAACAATTGGAGTTTCCCGTAGTTTACGCGGTTGCCCGCCAAGGCGTTGCCACCATGGACCCGGATGAGCCCGGTCAGAACTTAAAACCTCTGTTTGAAACGATTATCAGTCATTGCCCGGCACCCCAGGGGGACCCGGCGGCGCCCCTGCAGTTGTTGGTAAACAACACAGAATACGATCCCTACATCGGGCGCATAGCTATCGGCAGGGTTTGGCAGGGAAGTATTGCCGGCGGCCAAACGGTGGCGGTAATTGACCATGAGGGTAATATAAAAAATTTCCGTGTGGGACGGATCTATGTTTTTGAAGGATTAGAGAGGTTAGAAGTACCCCGGGCATCCTGCGGGGAAATAGTTGTGGTATCCGGCCTGGAAGATATTAAGATTGGGGAAACCATTGCTGATAAGGATTTACCGGTGGCTCTGCCGGCCATTACGGTAGATGAGCCCACCCTGGAAATGACTTTTATGGTCAATGACAGTCCCTTTGCCGGCCAGGAAGGAGAGCATCTAACCTCCCGCAAACTAAGGGCCAGATTGTATAAAGAAATGGAGCGTAATGTCAGCTTGCGGGTGCAAGATACTGATTCGCCGGATGTCTGGAAGGTAGCCGGCCGGGGCGAGTTGCACTTGTCCATATTAATTGAAACCATGCGGCGGGAAGGATTTGAACTGCAGGTATCAAAACCCGAGGTTATTTATAAGCGGGGAGATAACGGCCAACTGCTGGAACCCATGGAATTGCTGTTAGTGGATATCCCCGAGGATAAAATGGGTCCGGTGATGGAGATCTTGGGCAACCGTCGGGGAGAGATGATTAATATGGGCCCCAACGGTCCGGGCCAGTTAAGATTGGAGTTTAAAGTACCGGCCCGGGGTTTGATTGGTTTCCGTTCTCAATTATTATCCGAAACACGAGGACATGCGGTAATGAACCACACCTTTTTGGGTTATGAGCCCTATAAAGGGGAGATTAAACGGCGCTATCAGGGGGTACTAATTGCCTTTGAAGCAGGCGAAGCCACCTTTTATGGGCTGTATTCGGCACAGGATCGGGGGACATTGTTTGTTACCCCGGGCACCAAGGTTTATGAGGGCATGGTGGTGGGCGAGCATGTGCGGGAACAAGATATTGAAGTAAACGTTTGTAAGAAGAAACAGTTAACCAACTTCCGTTCCAGTACCGCTGAGGCCACTGTAAAACTGGAAGAACCACGCCTTATGAGTTTGGAAGAGGCTCTGGAATATTTAAGTGATGATGAATTGCTGGAAGTGACTCCTAAAAGTTTGAGAATACGAAAGAAAATACTGGACAAGAATGAACGAGCCCGGGCCAAAAAACTGGCATCCGTAGAAAAATAA
- the speE gene encoding polyamine aminopropyltransferase, which translates to MELWYTERGIVPGLALSVEVSKVLHEEQTEFQHLAIVDTPLYGRMLWLDNIIMTNIKDEFVYHEMISHVALNTHPNPKKVLVIGGGDGGAIREIIKHPSVEKAVLVEIDRRVVETSKEYLPEIAGALDDPKVEVHYEDGIKYVKEHQNEFDIIIVDSTDPIGPAVGLFEGDFYKSCYQALKEDGIFVAQTESPYYNEELIPKVQKDIRSLYPITKLYLAFIPTYPGGCWSFTMGSKKYDPETADLNSRPVYPTRYYNHGIHKAAFILPNFVQELINK; encoded by the coding sequence ATGGAATTATGGTATACAGAAAGAGGGATTGTTCCCGGCCTTGCTTTAAGTGTAGAGGTAAGCAAGGTACTGCATGAAGAACAAACAGAATTTCAGCATCTGGCCATAGTGGATACCCCCCTGTATGGCCGCATGCTGTGGCTGGACAACATTATCATGACCAATATTAAGGATGAGTTTGTTTACCATGAAATGATCAGTCATGTGGCATTAAATACCCATCCCAACCCGAAAAAGGTACTGGTTATCGGTGGTGGTGACGGCGGTGCCATCCGGGAAATTATTAAGCACCCCAGCGTAGAAAAGGCTGTACTGGTTGAGATTGATCGCCGGGTGGTGGAAACCAGCAAAGAGTACCTGCCGGAAATAGCCGGTGCTTTGGACGATCCCAAGGTAGAAGTGCATTATGAAGACGGCATAAAATATGTGAAAGAGCACCAGAATGAATTTGACATTATTATCGTTGACTCCACTGACCCCATTGGCCCGGCTGTCGGGTTGTTTGAGGGTGATTTTTACAAAAGTTGTTACCAGGCCCTTAAAGAGGACGGTATTTTTGTAGCACAGACTGAGTCGCCTTATTATAATGAAGAACTGATACCCAAGGTGCAAAAGGATATTCGGTCACTTTATCCCATTACCAAGCTCTATTTAGCTTTTATTCCTACCTATCCGGGCGGTTGCTGGAGTTTTACCATGGGATCCAAAAAATATGATCCGGAAACAGCGGATTTAAACAGTCGGCCTGTTTATCCCACCCGTTACTATAACCACGGCATTCACAAAGCAGCCTTTATATTGCCTAATTTTGTGCAAGAATTAATTAATAAATAA
- a CDS encoding 4Fe-4S binding protein — MKKNLLLFSRYRKQALTWFILPAVIVAGWLYPPAGFLLLLCMFGAVGLSFFSGRSWCDWMCPRGAFFDLLFQNPQQTKPVPAWLRSKKLKVFMLGLIIVVLGSQLYLSWGDLYGMGLAFVRLLTLTTLAGIVLAVKVHPRGWCHICPMGTMAGWFGQGKRPLFIGEKCTGCGLCAKACPMGLTPHLDKQTGLFLDADCIKCGSCTAVCPRNALSFNETAVSHKAA, encoded by the coding sequence ATGAAAAAAAACTTACTGTTGTTTAGTCGTTACCGAAAACAAGCCTTAACGTGGTTTATTTTGCCCGCAGTAATTGTTGCCGGCTGGCTTTACCCACCGGCCGGTTTTCTGCTGCTGTTATGTATGTTTGGGGCGGTAGGCTTATCATTCTTCAGCGGCCGTTCCTGGTGCGACTGGATGTGTCCGCGCGGTGCCTTTTTTGACTTGTTGTTTCAAAACCCGCAGCAAACCAAACCCGTTCCTGCCTGGCTGCGCTCCAAGAAGCTGAAGGTGTTTATGCTGGGTTTGATTATTGTAGTCCTGGGAAGCCAGCTGTATTTGTCCTGGGGTGATTTATATGGTATGGGCTTAGCCTTTGTACGCCTGCTCACCTTAACCACCCTGGCAGGTATTGTTCTGGCGGTAAAAGTTCACCCCAGAGGGTGGTGTCATATTTGCCCGATGGGTACCATGGCCGGCTGGTTTGGCCAAGGCAAGCGCCCTCTGTTTATTGGCGAAAAGTGCACCGGCTGCGGTCTTTGTGCCAAAGCCTGTCCCATGGGTCTAACCCCTCACCTGGACAAACAAACCGGCCTTTTCCTTGATGCTGATTGCATCAAATGCGGCAGCTGCACCGCCGTTTGCCCGCGTAATGCCTTAAGTTTCAACGAAACAGCAGTGTCACACAAAGCAGCCTAA
- a CDS encoding pyruvoyl-dependent arginine decarboxylase: protein MLPTPKKYFVTAASSEGRSKLTAFDNALLKARIGNVNLLRVSSILPPGCQHDPGLILPPGSLVPTAYGYIVSDVPGEVISACVGVGINSSDTFGVIMEFSGKCSKQEAEQAITNMVKEAFETRGMELKEIKLASTEHKVEKIGCALAAVPLWY, encoded by the coding sequence ATGCTACCGACCCCTAAGAAATATTTCGTTACAGCTGCGTCTTCTGAGGGCAGAAGCAAGTTAACGGCATTTGACAATGCTTTATTAAAAGCTCGTATAGGCAACGTCAACCTGTTAAGGGTGTCCAGCATTCTGCCTCCGGGCTGCCAACACGACCCCGGTCTGATACTGCCTCCCGGTTCCCTGGTTCCCACAGCCTATGGTTATATTGTCAGCGATGTACCCGGAGAAGTCATTTCTGCCTGTGTAGGTGTAGGCATTAACTCAAGCGATACCTTTGGTGTTATTATGGAGTTTTCCGGAAAATGCAGTAAGCAAGAAGCAGAGCAAGCCATTACCAACATGGTTAAGGAAGCTTTTGAAACACGCGGCATGGAACTGAAAGAAATTAAGCTTGCTTCCACGGAACACAAGGTTGAAAAGATTGGTTGCGCACTGGCGGCAGTTCCCCTCTGGTATTAA
- a CDS encoding 4Fe-4S dicluster domain-containing protein: MYIVTIDQDKCVGCGSCVDACPAKILGMEGDKAEITGDAADCLGCETCVGICPSEAFTVTEM, translated from the coding sequence ATGTATATTGTCACCATCGATCAAGACAAATGTGTAGGCTGTGGTTCCTGCGTAGATGCTTGCCCTGCCAAAATTCTCGGTATGGAAGGCGATAAAGCAGAAATAACCGGTGATGCTGCAGATTGCCTGGGCTGCGAAACCTGTGTCGGCATCTGCCCCAGCGAAGCCTTCACTGTAACCGAAATGTAG
- a CDS encoding ABC transporter substrate-binding protein, translating into MRSRLYRTAFLLLFLSLLALLVNKEIPVSAPPQVTALPDNSLTYEVAEPIKSLDPAAANNLSEAKVLSHIFEGLVRFQGNSARIEPCLATHWQISPDGRRWIFYLRQGVYFHDTTPLNAEAVKFSVERQLPPNKKDYMTYGSFAFGMVESVEIVDDYTVAFNLRAPYAPLLRNLAMPWAAPVVSPSAVKKFGHDFAKNPVGTGPYRLSEWRNGTPVLKANERYWGNRPRISYLAFRPADHEQRLIDLNSSHCGVADLLPSQKEHLKQDHISLICSPTASLGYLGMFNNRPPFNNHLVRRAVCMAVDREAVASAMFADSSLAANSILPPALPGHYKDLTPYSGGAARAKSLLKTCGYPDGISVTLITYQSERPYNPLGGEALANLIKKQLAPANIRVTVKAYPWHEFKSALKRQEGDAYLFGWVGDNLDPDNFLFTLLSSDAVPQTNLSFYKNSEVDRLIAAAQQEYDEKTRQRLYYHAQQIILQETPLVFLNYGQSCLGVTKNLQGVEVNPYGIPLFFHAFIKH; encoded by the coding sequence ATGCGCAGCAGGCTTTATCGAACAGCCTTTTTATTGTTATTTTTAAGTTTGCTTGCACTGCTGGTTAACAAGGAAATCCCGGTTTCGGCTCCCCCACAAGTAACTGCCTTACCCGATAACAGCCTCACTTATGAGGTGGCCGAGCCGATTAAAAGCCTTGATCCGGCAGCTGCCAACAATCTATCCGAAGCAAAGGTGCTCAGCCATATTTTTGAAGGGTTAGTTCGTTTTCAAGGAAATTCCGCCCGGATCGAACCCTGCTTGGCTACCCACTGGCAGATTTCGCCGGACGGGCGCCGCTGGATCTTTTATTTAAGACAAGGCGTGTATTTCCACGACACCACCCCTTTAAATGCCGAGGCTGTAAAATTTTCTGTTGAAAGACAGTTGCCGCCTAATAAAAAAGATTACATGACCTACGGCAGCTTTGCTTTCGGCATGGTGGAATCGGTTGAGATCGTTGATGATTACACCGTTGCTTTTAACCTGCGTGCTCCCTACGCCCCTTTACTGCGTAATCTGGCCATGCCCTGGGCAGCACCGGTGGTAAGCCCGTCAGCTGTCAAAAAGTTTGGTCATGATTTTGCCAAAAATCCGGTGGGCACCGGCCCTTACCGCTTGTCTGAGTGGCGTAACGGAACTCCGGTTTTAAAGGCAAACGAACGTTACTGGGGAAACCGCCCCCGCATTTCCTATCTGGCTTTTCGTCCTGCCGACCATGAGCAGCGTTTAATTGATTTAAACAGCAGCCATTGCGGCGTTGCTGATCTGTTGCCCAGCCAGAAAGAACATCTAAAGCAAGACCACATATCTTTGATTTGCAGCCCTACGGCATCCCTGGGCTATCTGGGCATGTTTAACAACCGGCCGCCCTTTAATAATCATCTTGTACGTCGGGCAGTTTGTATGGCCGTTGATCGGGAAGCCGTTGCCTCAGCCATGTTTGCCGATTCTTCGCTGGCTGCCAACAGCATTTTGCCGCCGGCCCTGCCCGGCCATTATAAAGATTTAACGCCCTACTCAGGCGGAGCTGCCAGGGCCAAAAGTTTGCTTAAAACCTGCGGCTATCCGGACGGCATATCCGTTACTCTCATCACCTATCAATCGGAAAGACCTTACAATCCGTTGGGAGGTGAGGCTTTGGCCAACCTGATAAAAAAACAGTTGGCACCGGCCAACATCAGGGTGACCGTAAAAGCCTATCCCTGGCATGAATTTAAATCGGCCCTCAAAAGGCAGGAAGGAGATGCCTATTTGTTTGGCTGGGTAGGTGACAACCTGGACCCGGATAACTTTTTATTTACCCTGTTGTCATCGGATGCTGTGCCGCAAACCAATCTTTCTTTTTACAAAAACAGCGAAGTTGATCGATTAATCGCTGCTGCCCAGCAGGAATACGACGAGAAAACCAGACAAAGATTATATTACCATGCTCAGCAAATTATTTTACAGGAAACCCCGCTGGTTTTTCTTAATTATGGCCAAAGTTGTCTGGGCGTCACCAAAAACCTGCAGGGTGTAGAAGTAAACCCTTACGGCATACCTTTATTTTTTCATGCTTTTATTAAACACTGA